A stretch of Henckelia pumila isolate YLH828 chromosome 4, ASM3356847v2, whole genome shotgun sequence DNA encodes these proteins:
- the LOC140862187 gene encoding ent-kaurenoic acid oxidase-like, producing MGSSIATFCPSDHILMDIEKVIEMATDLWVALAIGVVPLSGCLFWYWNDIRYVLPHRLRRSGGGGELPPGYMGIPFLGDMLAFLWYFKIVRRPDAYITSKLRKYGDGGLYRTHLFGSPSIIVSTPSANKFVLQSDSNFMAEWPTPEIVGVTSLVSVQGDSHARVRSFVMRCINQPDALRRIALMVQPRITASLKSWAQKGRIVVHKEAKKVTFGNIGKFFAGFEPGPVLDTLDDLFKGLMNGIRSQPINLPGTAFHHALQCRNKSVAIFREEMEKRRKNASNAKDDLMEGLMQMKDEEGKHLSDTEILDNIVSLVVAGYASTSLSIMWALYYLAKYPNVLEKLREEHVPISKRLDGDFITYDDISKCKYTSKVVEEVLRMANIAAFIFRTASKDVEYKGYKIPKGWRVICWIRYIHENPENFEDPRCFNPDRWNEPAKPGTFLVFGGGPRICPGNMLARLQVSIIIHYLVVGYRWKLVNPDAGMTYLSHPKPADDVEIDITKV from the exons ATGGGAAGTTCCATCGCCACATTTTGTCCAAGTGATCATATATTAAT GGATATTGAGAAAGTGATCGAAATGGCAACAGATTTGTGGGTGGCATTGGCTATCGGTGTTGTGCCATTATCAGGGTGCCTGTTTTGGTACTGGAATGACATCCGGTACGTGCTGCCGCACCGCCTTCGCCGTTCCGGAGGCGGCGGGGAGCTGCCTCCGGGCTATATGGGGATACCATTTCTTGGAGACATGCTGGCTTTTCTCTGGTACTTCAAAATTGTCCGTAGGCCTGATGCGTACATCACTTCTAAACTGCGCAA GTATGGAGACGGCGGACTATATAGGACGCATCTCTTCGGATCACCATCCATCATAGTTTCCACCCCATCGGCGAATAAATTTGTGTTGCAATCAGATTCCAACTTCATGGCAGAGTGGCCGACCCCGGAAATTGTAGGGGTCACCTCACTTGTATCAGTGCAAGGAGATTCACATGCTAGAGTCCGAAGCTTTGTCATGAGGTGCATCAACCAACCTGATGCACTCCGTCGGATCGCCCTTATGGTCCAGCCCCGCATAACCGCTTCCCTCAAATCGTGGGCTCAGAAGGGTAGGATAGTTGTTCATAAGGAAGCCAAGAAG GTAACATTTGGAAACATTGGCAAGTTTTTTGCCGGATTCGAGCCCGGCCCTGTTTTGGACACCCTTGATGATTTATTCAAGGGTTTGATGAACGGGATTAGATCCCAACCAATCAATCTTCCAGGAACTGCATTTCACCACGCTCTCCAG TGTCGAAATAAATCCGTAGCAATATTTAGAGAAGAGATGGAGAAGAGAAGAAAGAATGCTTCAAACGCGAAAGACGATCTAATGGAAGGGCTAATGCAGATGAAAGACGAGGAGGGGAAGCACTTGAGTGACACTGAGATTCTTGATAACATTGTGAGCCTCGTCGTAGCTGGCTATGCATCCACTTCTCTATCTATCATGTGGGCTCTGTACTATCTTGCAAAGTATCCGAATGTTCTTGAAAAGCTTCGG GAAGAACATGTACCAATAAGCAAGAGGCTGGATGGAGACTTTATCACATATGATGATATTTCAAAATGCAAGTATACCAGCAAG GTGGTTGAAGAGGTACTTAGGATGGCCAACATTGCTGCGTTTATTTTCCGGACTGCTAGTAAAGACGTCGAATATAAAG GATATAAAATTCCCAAAGGTTGGAGGGTCATATGCTGGATCAGATATATTCATGAAAATCCGGAAAATTTCGAGGATCCAAGGTGCTTCAACCCCGATAGATGGAAT GAACCTGCGAAGCCAGGGACGTTTTTAGTGTTTGGAGGAGGACCAAGAATTTGCCCCGGAAACATGCTAGCGCGGTTACAAGTTTCGATCATAATCCATTACCTGGTTGTAGGATACAG ATGGAAACTGGTGAATCCTGATGCTGGAATGACATATCTTTCACATCCAAAGCCAGCGGATGATGTTGAAATTGATATCACCAAAGTTTAA